The Candidatus Baltobacteraceae bacterium DNA window GTGCTTACGCGAAATGCGATGCGCGTTCCCGATGCGGCGGCTTGAGGATCTTCGACGAACCCGATAAAGAAGTCCGCGCGATCGCGCTGCGGACCCTCGTGGTATTCGATCGTGTTGTACGTTCCGTCGGCAGGTGCATCGTGCCAATCACCGCGCTCGTCGACGAAGGCGAACGACTTGTGCGGCAGCCCGATCTCGGGCATGAGCCGGTCGTAGAACAGTTCGACCGCTCGCACGGAACGGACCCGCGTGTCGACGTGATCGATTGCAATAAAGTGCTGCACGCGCTCCCCCTTACGGTTGGATCGCGACGGCTCGCACGCCCTCGGCGGCCTGTCCCTCAAACTTCTTGAAGTTTTGTGCGAAGAGCGCCGCGAGTTTTTTCGCCTGCAGGTCGTAGGCCGCTTTGTCGGGCCACAGGTTGCGCGGATCGAGCACCTCGGCGGGCACGTTCGGTACGGCGACCGGCAGGTGGAGTCCGAAGAACGGCTCGAGCTTGAAGTCGGCGCCGGCGAGCGAGCCGCCGATGATCGCATCGATCATCGCGCGCGTGTAGGCGATCGAGATTCGTTTACCGACGCCGTACGGGCCACCGGTCCAGCCGGTATTGACGAGCCAACAAACGACTTCGTGCTCGTCGATTTTCTTGCCCAGCAATTTTGAATACACCGTCGGATGGTGCACCATGAACGGAGCGCCGAAGCAGGTTGAAAACGTCGCGGTCGGTTCGGTTACGCCCCGTTCGGTGCCGGCGACCTTGGCCGTGTAGCCGGAGAGAAAATGGTACATCGCCTGCTCGCGGCTGAGCTTGCTGATCGGCGGCAACACGCCGAACGCATCGGCGGTGAGCATGATGATCGTGCGCGGATGGCCGCCTTTGCTGCCGGGAACGATGTTCGGAATGTACTCGATCGGGTACGCGCAACGGGTGTTCTCGGTTTTGGCTTCGGAATCGAGATCGAGCGCGCGGGTCGCTTCGTCGTAGACGACGTTTTCGAGCACGGTGCCGAAGCGATGCGACGCCGCCCAGATCTCGGGCTCCGCTTTTTGCGAAAGGCGAATCGCCTTCGCGTAGCAGCCGCCCTCGAAATTGAAAACGCCGTCGGCCGACCAGCCGTGTTCGTCGTCGCCGATTAACGGGCGATGCGCGTCGGCGGAGAGCGTCGTCTTGCCGGTTCCGGAGAGGCCGAAGAAGATGGCGACGTCGCCGTCTTTGCTGCCGGCGTTGGCCGAACAGTGCATCGGCAGCGCGCCACGCAGCGGAAGGAGATAATTCATGACGGTGAAGACCGACTTCTTGATCTCCCCCGCGTAACGGGTGCCGCCGATAAGGATCATGCGCTTGGCGAAGTTCACCAGCACGAACGTCGAGGAATTGGTGCCGTCGCGCGCGGGATCGGCCTCAAAGAGCGCCGCATCGACCACGGTGAACGCGGGCGCGAAATCGGCCGGAATCTCCGGCGGAACGATGAAGAGATCGCGCGCGAAGAGGCTGTGCCAGGCAAACTCCGTGACGACCCGCACGGGCAACCGGAAGTTCTCGTCGGCGCCGACGTAACAATCCAGCGAGTAGAGTTCGCGTTCCGAAAGGTAGGCGCTCACGCGGTCCCAGAGCGCATCGAATTTCGACGCGTCGATGGGACGATTGGTCTCGCCCCAGTCGATGTGCGCCTCGCTCGAAGGCTCTTTGACGAAAAACTTGTCCTTGGGCGAGCGGCCGGTGTGCGGGCGCGTATCGACGATGAGCTGCCCGTCGTTGCCGAGGACGCCTTCGCCGCGGCGCAGCGCGTGTTCGACGAGCGCGGCGGTCGAGAGGTTCTCATGGACGAGCGCGGACTTGAACTCTTCGGGAACGGTAAGGATGGTTTGACCCCCAAATGACGGCGTAGACGACATCTCTTAGGTGCGCCGGAGAGACGCGCCTGCAGGCCCGTACGCGCGCCGGTCCTAATGGCTAGGCCATGCGCACGCGACCGTATTTGCTGGCCATAACGGCCCTGTTGAGCCTCGCCCTGGCGGCGCCGGCCTCGGCCGCCATTCCGTTCCGGTTCGGTTTCTATCCGGCCGGGCCGCTCGACGGCATCACCGACGTCCCCGGCGTGGCGGTGGGAAACCTCACCAAAATCGAGGGCGCGAACGTGCGCACCGGCGCGACCGCCATCGTACCCGACTCGGATCCCTGGGATCGGAAAGTCTCGGCCGCGACCCTGGCTTTCAATGGCAACGGCGAAATGACCGGAACGCACTGGATCAACGAGGCCGGCTATCTCGAGACGCCGATCGTCTTGACCGACACGCTCGACGTGGGCCGTGCCGACGACGGTGCGATTAGCTGGATGATCGGGAAGCATCCGCAGATCGGCCGCACCGACGACGTGCCCCTTCCCGTCGTTGCGGAGTGCGACGATCAACTGCTCAACGATATTCAAGGGCGGTATGTAAGCGCAAACGACGTGGGCGCGCTGCTCGATAGCGCGAAGCGCGGACAATTCGCGCGCGGCAGCGTCGGCGCGGGCACGGGAATGAAGGCGTTCGGGTTCAAGGCCGGCATCGGTTCGGCATCGCGCGTTCTCCCCAAGGAGCTTGGCGGCTATACGGTTGGGGTGCTGGTCAACGACAATACCGGATCGTCGCGCGAGCAGCTCACGATCGACGGCGTAAAAGTCGGGCAACGGCTGCGCGACGAGTACAAGATGACGTTTCCCAAGCGTATCTCGCTGCACGGACGTATGGCATCGGGCAGCATCGTCATCGTGATCGCGACCAACGCTCCGCTCGATTCGCGTCAGCTCCACGCTATCGCGTTGCGCGCGGGCTTGGGCATGGGGCGAACGGGGTTGACCTCGGACGTCGGCAGCGGCGATCTTTTCCTGGCTTTTTCGACCGGCTACGTCTACACTCGGACCGCCAACTTCGTCGTCTCGCCGCCGGCGGCTCGGATCGTTGAAAACGACGATACCCTCAACGCGCTCTATCGCGCCACCGCCGAAGCGACCGAGGCCGCCATTTACGATGCGCTGTTTAACGCCAAGACGATGACCGGGAAGGGCGGCGCCACCGTCTACGGGTTGCCGGTCGATCGGGTCCTCACGATGCTGCGCGCGGCCGGCGTGAAATGAGCTTTATTGAGACGGAGCGATTGCTGATTCGGAAGTGGATGCCGAACGACGTCGACTCGGCCTTGGCGATCTATGGCGATCCTGAGGTAATGCACTTCATTCCGATCGGTGCGCTCGATCGGGACGGCGTCGCGCGTTTGATCGGCCGGTTCATGGAGGAAGACGAACGCAGTGGATTCGGCCTCTGGCCGGTGCTCGAAAAATCGAACGGACGCCTGATCGCCGAGTGCGGTCTGCACACGATTCCCGAGACCGGCGAGGTGGAGATCGCGTGGCTCTTCGCGCGCGATGCGTGGGGGAAGGGATACGCGACCGAGGCCGGCCGCGCCGTCCTAGAATTCGGGCTGCGCGAAGTGGGCCTCGCGAAGATCGTCTGCTTGATCGATCGCGAGAACGCGCGCTCCATCGCCGTCGCCAACAAGCTGCGGTTCCGCTACGATCGTATCGGCCGCTACTACCATCGCGACCTAATGAAATATGAGAAGCGGCCCTAAAGCAGGCTAACCGCGAAGCGCCGCGGCTGCGACGCGGAGCGCGCGGGCGGGCGACGGGCGGGCTTCGAACGCGCAGAGGCGCTCGCCGATCGCGGCTTGCATGCGATTGGTGATGAAATATGCCGGGCGTGGAAACGGCCGGAACGGCGCGTAGATCACGCTCTTTAACGGCTTGTCGAACAGGTAGGCGTTGTGCACGACGCCGATGCCGCTGCCGATATCCGCGAGCGTGTGCCCGGGATAAGCGCCCCACGTGGTCTCCGCGATAAAATATCCGACGCCGGTCCACGTGTTAACCGCAATGCAGCCGTAGCGCAGATCCGCAATGGCGGCTTCGAATTCCGTCTCCATCGCGCGCTGCGTCGCGGGGTGGACGATAAGGTTCGCACCGAGCGTGCCGTGCAGCCGGTCGTTCGCAAACACAACGGCCGCACGCAAGAACGCCGCCGGATCGCCCGGCAATTCGACGTACGCGAGGACGTTGCAAAAAGCTTCGGTGGTGAAGGCTGCGTCGTCCGCGGTTGAATCCGCTTCGAAAAACGCGGCGTCGCGATGCGGCCAGACCAATGCGTCGTAACGTCCGCGCGTTCCCGGATAGTACGGTTCCCGCGGCGCGGTGCGGCGGAACACCTCCGCCAACGCTTTGAGTAAGCGGGGGGTGCCGTTCCAATCGCGCGGCAGAACCAGCACTTGCGCGGCGATGCAATTGTAGCCCGCATTGTGCATTTTTTGCGTCGCGATGCTTTCGGCTTGGAAACGAACGTCGGCGTCGCTCCACGTGCCGGGCAGCACGATCGTCGGGCTGACGTTGCCAAGCTCGCTCGTGATCGGTTTGGGATGCGCCAGTTCCGCAACGATCGCGTCGTGCGTGCTCTCGCTGCCGGTAACGTGAATCTCGTCGACGAGTTCGTGCGCGCAGAGATACCGCCCGACGTCGGCGCCGCCTCGGGCGAAGCGCAAAAAGCCGCCGGCCACGAACGGCTCGAAGACGCGTTCGAAAATAGGCTGCAGATACTCGTTGACGGGATTCATCTTGAGCATGCAGACGCTGCCGCCGGCGACGAACTTGTAGAGAACGTCGAGCGCGGCGATGCTCGAGATGTTGCCGGCGCCAAGAACGAGCGCAACGCGCCCGGCGGGTTCGGCCTCGCGATAGAAGCGGCCCATGGTCGAGGCCAGGGTCTCTTCGCTCACGCCGTCCTGCATCCAGACTTCGGCCTGCGTGCCGAGCAAGAGCAAGCGATCGTATGCCGTTCGCGGGTAGACTCGGGCGACGACGCGGCCGTCCGGCCGGGTGCGTACGGCGCCCGGAGCCAGTTCGGGCGCTCCACGCGCGACGATGGTCCGCAAGGTGCGCACGTACCGATTGAGCGCGTAGAGTACGGCCCAGGGGCCCGCGATCCATTCCTCACCGCGCAGC harbors:
- the pckA gene encoding phosphoenolpyruvate carboxykinase (ATP); amino-acid sequence: MSSTPSFGGQTILTVPEEFKSALVHENLSTAALVEHALRRGEGVLGNDGQLIVDTRPHTGRSPKDKFFVKEPSSEAHIDWGETNRPIDASKFDALWDRVSAYLSERELYSLDCYVGADENFRLPVRVVTEFAWHSLFARDLFIVPPEIPADFAPAFTVVDAALFEADPARDGTNSSTFVLVNFAKRMILIGGTRYAGEIKKSVFTVMNYLLPLRGALPMHCSANAGSKDGDVAIFFGLSGTGKTTLSADAHRPLIGDDEHGWSADGVFNFEGGCYAKAIRLSQKAEPEIWAASHRFGTVLENVVYDEATRALDLDSEAKTENTRCAYPIEYIPNIVPGSKGGHPRTIIMLTADAFGVLPPISKLSREQAMYHFLSGYTAKVAGTERGVTEPTATFSTCFGAPFMVHHPTVYSKLLGKKIDEHEVVCWLVNTGWTGGPYGVGKRISIAYTRAMIDAIIGGSLAGADFKLEPFFGLHLPVAVPNVPAEVLDPRNLWPDKAAYDLQAKKLAALFAQNFKKFEGQAAEGVRAVAIQP
- a CDS encoding P1 family peptidase; this encodes MRTRPYLLAITALLSLALAAPASAAIPFRFGFYPAGPLDGITDVPGVAVGNLTKIEGANVRTGATAIVPDSDPWDRKVSAATLAFNGNGEMTGTHWINEAGYLETPIVLTDTLDVGRADDGAISWMIGKHPQIGRTDDVPLPVVAECDDQLLNDIQGRYVSANDVGALLDSAKRGQFARGSVGAGTGMKAFGFKAGIGSASRVLPKELGGYTVGVLVNDNTGSSREQLTIDGVKVGQRLRDEYKMTFPKRISLHGRMASGSIVIVIATNAPLDSRQLHAIALRAGLGMGRTGLTSDVGSGDLFLAFSTGYVYTRTANFVVSPPAARIVENDDTLNALYRATAEATEAAIYDALFNAKTMTGKGGATVYGLPVDRVLTMLRAAGVK
- a CDS encoding GNAT family N-acetyltransferase, yielding MSFIETERLLIRKWMPNDVDSALAIYGDPEVMHFIPIGALDRDGVARLIGRFMEEDERSGFGLWPVLEKSNGRLIAECGLHTIPETGEVEIAWLFARDAWGKGYATEAGRAVLEFGLREVGLAKIVCLIDRENARSIAVANKLRFRYDRIGRYYHRDLMKYEKRP
- a CDS encoding aldehyde dehydrogenase family protein, yielding MESIDRDLQVLADRKLAWARLPVGTKIEYLLAVRRAAGEYARDWADAACAAKGLAPGSPLRGEEWIAGPWAVLYALNRYVRTLRTIVARGAPELAPGAVRTRPDGRVVARVYPRTAYDRLLLLGTQAEVWMQDGVSEETLASTMGRFYREAEPAGRVALVLGAGNISSIAALDVLYKFVAGGSVCMLKMNPVNEYLQPIFERVFEPFVAGGFLRFARGGADVGRYLCAHELVDEIHVTGSESTHDAIVAELAHPKPITSELGNVSPTIVLPGTWSDADVRFQAESIATQKMHNAGYNCIAAQVLVLPRDWNGTPRLLKALAEVFRRTAPREPYYPGTRGRYDALVWPHRDAAFFEADSTADDAAFTTEAFCNVLAYVELPGDPAAFLRAAVVFANDRLHGTLGANLIVHPATQRAMETEFEAAIADLRYGCIAVNTWTGVGYFIAETTWGAYPGHTLADIGSGIGVVHNAYLFDKPLKSVIYAPFRPFPRPAYFITNRMQAAIGERLCAFEARPSPARALRVAAAALRG